GCCCGTCGTTTCACAAGAAGTTTCTTTGCTCGTTTCTTTTTACGCTCCATAATACGAGTCAACTCCTCCATTTCATTAAGCATACGATCATCATCGTCTAGCTTATTCCCCTCATTCCCATCGGCCGGCTTAGgtacaatttcttttttgggaGATAACGCTTTGCGTACGTTCATGCGCCACctggaaaacaagaaaaaaaaggttgtaaATTTTCTAAAGGAGATAAATCTTCATATTCAGTCAACACATAAATGTGCACTGCCAAAATGCTCTCAGATAGGTTTTACAGAATCTACACAAACCAAGTGTGATTCTTGGCTGCTGAAGACAGTCTCATAAAACTTTTATGTCCACATGTGCGCATCCTTTAACATAAATTAGAGGTGTAGAGAGAGGCCATACTTCAATAATTGCTTAAAGTCATGCTTCCCCAGAACACGTAGATCATCACAGAGCACTTTGATCTGGCAAAGAGCAAAATAATAAGCCTTTTTTCAGGGGAAaaaggggaggagagagagagaaagagtaccTCTTCGGTTGTTAAATCATGATCTTTGATGGGTGCACAAGCAGAATCATCAAAGGATATTGATGTGACAGATCCAAGTATCTCAAGTGGTGTCTCCGACCATACAAAGTCGGAAGCCAGACAAACCTTTCTTAAAGTTGTATCACCATCCTCATACCTACAGAAAAGATCAACCAGTTGTGAAAAACTAAAGTCTCAAATCAGTTCTTAACAACCAAAGTAAGCCAGGTATCATCAATATATCTGTTATTCCTCATTGAGCAGCAAAAGATGACAATAGTATGATAAAACTTTTACAAACGATCTAAAATGAATTAGCATACTCTTTCCCTCAAGTAATATAACACAGTGACCAATATGAATGTCAATTTACAAGCAACATTAATGAGTAGAAGCTTGACATAAGATGTCACCTACCCTTCCCGGTTTCTTTTCTGCTTTGTTCCTCGAAGAACATCCACCACCTATCCACCAAAAaccataataaaataaataaataaataaataactgaCAAACATATGGAGAAGAAAGTTGCAGGCTGGTACCTTTGGACGCTCTAGAGCACCTTGGAACAGATATTTCATGTCAAGAAGACGTGGATCAATCTTTGCAGGAGCCTTGTACTTCAGACCAATGACATAAATTTCAGCCGATGAAGACCGGCTAGCATCAGGTTTAGTTACctcaactttttcaaaaagctACAAATCAAGTTGTAAAAATCAGGAATAATCCACAAGGAAAGATAATAATGGATAAGGTCGTATAGAGAAGGACCTGCTTCATGCAGTACAAAATGGCATTGTAGTCCTGTGATCGAAAAACCTGCACCAGAATAGTTTTCACACGTTAGAAAAATAATACAAGTTTAGATAGAACGGTATATTACTAACTACATGTTCATTGAGCCTGACAGAATATATGTGTGCAAAAAAAGGGTCAAATAAAGGAAACTAAATATCAACTGCCAATACACCAATATCAAGACATGACATTCACTAGCAAACCCAATAAAGTGGCAGAAAGATGATGTGAGAAAAAAGAACTTCCCCACCAGCCACAACCAAGGAAACGACGATAGAAAAAGTTCACACTGAATACCCAACCATGAGTTCCAATCCTCAGAATTGCCAATGTTTGTCCCATAGTATTATGTATTTATGTCAAGGATTATTCAGAGCAGCTTTAAGTAGTGGTCTTCTGATGAATAATTATTGGAAACcttcaaaatgaataaataaatgataACAGAGGTACATACTAAACATCATATAACTGAAACCCACCAGCACAACCACGCCCCCAACCCCACCGCCGGGGGAAAGAATACCACAGAAATGTAATACTTGGACAAGAAGGTTTTCTTCGATATTCTGGAACTTGGGATCTTTTATCCTTTCAAAGTAAAATTTcaagtaaaaattttaaatcatcATAACATTTGTGATTCACGACATCGCATCAGCTAGAAGAGAAAACACGTAGATGCATATCTATTAAAAGGCTAGTAAAAATAATCGAAAGCCAAAAGTCTCTgtcatctgaaaaaaaaaaaaaaaaaacgaagaagaagaagaagggggagCAGAACCTTGCAGGCGGAGTTCAAAAGGTGAGGAGATGAAAGGGTGAATCTCTATAGCAGGTCAAATATTTTTCTAGGTACACTCCTGGAATGGCATGACTCCTTGAGTCTAATCTCAAACGGGAGAGGCACCAAGGACACGATTCAGCATTCATAGATTTAAACATTATACACTGAGAATGAGCGACATCAACTAAGATGCCAACTGTCATTGAAACCAACAGTTGTATTTACGGTATCAATGGCCCCAATTGTATCCAACAACATCCGCAATACACGGCTCTCAAGAACTGCAATTCTATAATCAACTGCATGGATCACGTCTAGCTAAGACATTGAAATATTTGACTCCACTTCTTTAGCACCCAACCAATGGTGAGTCACATATTACAGAAAATTCAAAtccttaaaaaaattgatcttctTAACAAACTGACTGACTACATTTGCTGCTTTTCCCGCACGTGGTTTATGCCTGCGACCAAACTCACGGTGATCGAACCTGCTCACCAGAACCTATGAAAtttgtgcttttcattttttgtcagcAAAGTTCTGGGCACTGTAAGGCTTCATAATTACGTGTCATCTGACTTCTCTACCAAGTATCTTCCAGGCGTTCCGTTAGGATCGTCAGTTGATCATTTGGCTCAACTGAGCTTACCATGACTATCAATGAATTCTAAGAATGAAACAGCATATCCTTCAAAAAGCAGCTATTGTCCCGTTGTCCTTAAGACGACTTCCTTCGAGTTAAGGCACAATAGCAGGGAAGAATTGAACAACTTCCGCAGTCCTAAACACCGTGAAACGCTAAAATGCAAATCCAAAGGGAGGCAAgtagggagaggaagagagggaaaggggTTACCTTGGTGACGAAGGTGCCCTTCGGCGCCAGGAAATCGACGGCGAGCTTGACGGCGTCCACGACAAGGGCAGCCTGGCTGGTGGCCTCCTGAGCCCAGGCTCCGCCAACATTGGGAGAACCATCGTGGAGGACGACGTCGAACATGTTGCGGCCGCTCTCGCTGAGCCTCTTCCGGATCTCGGACCTGCACTTGGAGGTGGTGATGTCGGCTTCGATGGAGACGGCGCCCCGCATGGGCTTGATCGGGAAGAGGTCGACGCCGAGGACGAAGCTACCGACGGGCATGTGCTTGACGGCGACCTGCATCCAGCTACCAGGGGCGGCACAGAGGTCCAGAAGAGACCTGGCAGAGGACAGGAATCGGAATTTGGCATCGAGTTGGACGATCTTGAAGGCAGCACGAGAGCGATAACCCAGCTCCTTAGCCTGGTAGTAATACTTATCCAACCGATGCTTTCCCTTCGCCTTccccattttcttcttcttcttcgtctcctCTCTCGGAGACGGAGAGGAACAAGAAACTCGAGAAGGAAGGCggggtttagggttttggtTTAGGAACGCTCTTTTTAAGCGGCAGGCAACACGCGTTCGTCCAGGACTCCAAAGACGGTATCGCTGCCCGCTGCCGCCAAAGAGCCGCCCATTTTTGGATCGGTTCTTTTTGGATTTGTATCTGATAAAAAGCATACGAATTTTTGACATCTTATACATATCAATCAGGTATTGCATGCCGGAATTTGGGCacacaaaatataaaagttcCTTTACATTCCTATAATGTTATTGAATTTGGCAAGGAAAAACTCCATTTTAAATTCGATTATGGATTCGTATCGTGAAGACCATCCCACCCAACCGACGATATCTATGTGTAAATATGTACGTTAGTATTTGGACCATCATACGCTATACGAAAGATTTGTTACTGCAAGAAACGCGCGATTGTTCATGATGCATCGCAAACATTTGGCTGCTACCCACCTTCTGATTTTCTTTACACCACGTAACTTGCCATTTTGCGTCCATTATTGGATTCATTCTGATATAGTATGATGAAGATCCTGGCGGACTGCATTGGTTGGTAAACATTAATAACAGATTACATGTAACACTGACCAAATTATCAAGGCAAGAAAATTGTGAAACATCCGGCCGCAGAAACAGTTTGGCAGTCTAAAAATTTACTGATCATCAACATCGGCTGTTTGCATGTCTCAATCAAAAATGTTGGTCCTCTCTAGGTGAGGAGGACGGGAAGAACCATGCATTACATCTCGTTTTCTCTTCATTGGCAGGTAGAATCTACCAACTTAGCTAATAAGCCGATGGGGAGATCGATGGAAAAGATCACCGCATGTATTGGCTGTCAAAATAAAACAGTTGGCCGACAATTAATGTCCACATCGCACCATCATTATATTACTCTGCATTTCCCACTAATTAATTATTTCGAAGACCTTGATCAGtttcctctttattttttttaagttaatcaataatcaaaacaaaataaatgaatttcGTCACCCTCAGACACATAATGTCTAAACTACCCCAACCACCAAAAGCTCGTTGACCAACCACTTTGGATTCTCCATGCATTTCGTCAGTTCTCCTCTTCAATTAGTTCCTATGAACGCTATGTCTATATGTTATGCATTATATTTGTTGAAGTAACACCAGACATGTAACTTTGGAAATTGGGGATCAGCTCTCAATTGAGCCATCTAATTGGTCTCTTCCTACTCATacaaaaaacaattcaaaatgCAACCTTACCATTCAATGCCTCAAACTCTAACTCACTAAATTAGATTGGAGTGGTTAACATGTCAAATGGTAGTTGATTGTTGAATTATCAAGCCATCAaccctctcttttttctttagaaGCTAACCAACTCCTGCATTTGAGGGCATCTTATACAGTAGGGCTTTAATTAGCAGCATCGAAAATGTAAAAGAGAACACAGAAATAATATATCAACCTGGAATACGAAAGGGAACAcgtaagagaaaaaataaggaCAAATGGCcagatgttttttttattcGAAACCTAATATGCGATTCATTTGCTTCGTgctttatttcctttcttcctctctacCAAAACTGGCCAACGAGAAGAAGCGAAAAAAGAAGCCATGAAAGCCAGAAAGAGATTATAAGGAGACAAAAGTTCTGTTAGGAGGTGTAACAACTCCCTGCATCACCATGATCAAGTGGGTATCAACAtggagaaggggaaaaaaaataattgcatTTGCATCCactttaacacaaatataacaATTGATTTCGAGTTAATTAACTTTTTCTCTACAAAAAGATTTTGGAGCCTCTAATCTCAGGCGACAAAATCTCTCGATGGGGATGAAGAACCAGGGAATGAACCAGGCGATGGAGATGGTGATGGAGCATGTGATGCGGGTGAAGGTGATGGCTTGGACAACTGCAGTGCCGGCGGAGGTAGCGGCAGCGATGACGGTGCAAACGTCAAATGAAGCCTCTCCGGGTATCCCATCATCTTCCTTGCCTTGATTTCCACTCTTTCATCCCCTGACAAAGGCTCGAATATTATTTACAGGAAAGCAATATGAAAGAGCCAAATTAACAGTACCGACACTTCTGCAATCTAGCTAACATGAATTCCTGTATGCATAAATGCAAGGCCTGTTAACTGGCCGGCTGTTGatggaaaatataaaagaaagtaAGCAGAGGAGATAAAGAGTTTTCTAGTACAATATCCAAGAACCAAATTGACAGTATCGGAACTTCTGCAATCTAGCTAGCATGAATTCCTGTTAACCGGCCGGCTGTTGATGAAATGAATGTAAAAGGAAAGAGAGCAAAGGAGACAAAGAGTTGTGTGTGTCTACCAACCAGAGGAATGTTGCAGGCGTTCTCTTTCAGATTTCGACCAGAGGACAAGAGTCGGGGTGATGATTGTGAGGAAAGCCCAGAAGCCAACTATCAGAATAATGGCTCTCCGCGGCATTGGCTTCTAGACTGGAAGACTAATGGAAGTTTTGCTGCTCGCAGAAAGCTGTTGTCTGTAAGAGCATAGGCAGAGAAAAGATCCCAGTTACttttgaaacaagaaacaagagagagggCCTAGCTGGCCTTGCCTTAGAGCCAACCGCTGGTTTCAAGACCCTTTTTGGGTGGTAGTATGGACATAAACTTCTTTATATAAAGCTTGGGTGTCGTGATCTGGTTGCTCATAAACTACCATGCCTTCaattagagaaaaataataataaaatctTCTTAGCtgtgaatttttatttttatttttattttttggcagtAAAGGTCAATGGAGGGAGTGCGACTCTCGAACAGAATGCCTCAACTCTGTTCGGCACCCTTCCCGGACTTGAATagaacccaaaagaaaaaagaaaaaaaatgagtgcATCTTAGTTTTACGCACTGCCTTAGCAAATAAAGCGAAACAAACTACAAGGAGGAAAACAAGTGAAAGTTAACGTCAATTGGTAGCTAGTTTATATGAATGTTGTGGTCATGCATATAACAACTGCTAgctattttattttgaattgttccaatttttttttcctgcagaCCTATATCTAattaatttttctctctccaatttgCTTTTCCTGCAGATCCCCCCGACTTCTTCATGTTGGTTGGCCTCAGTCCCAACGCACCATTGGACTAAAGGAAAGGGAGTAATGTTAatcatccctctctctctctctctctctctctgcagcATTCTAATTACTTATCCACGCGGTCTAAGGATACAGCAACTTCTCGCCTTGGTCGCCTTCCACGTGTTCTCTAGAAATCTTCTCCAATATGCTGATGAAGCCTCTTTATCACAAATAATTCATGTGCTAACTATATGTAAAGTGTTTTCTGCTTGGACAGGAATTCAGGTTAATGAGGAGAAATGTAAGCTGATGGTGGTTGATGGAGATGTAAGCTGATGGTGGTTGATGGAGATGCACAGTCGCACCTCAACGCCAGGAAGGTCTTCAACTCTGTTGCAGTGGACACTACATTCAATTACTGGGGTCTTGCCCTTCAGCTTTCAAAGATCTTCTCTACTGCATGGACAGGGACGATTAGTAAACTACAAAACAAGTGCTCTTTGGAAAGGCGCACTCTCTCAATGGCTGGTCGCGTGACGTTAATCCAGCACGTCTTCAGTTCCTTCCCCAGTACTTGATGTCCGTTCATTTCATGCCTTAGTGCGTTGTGCAACAAAACCAGACCTTGATGTGGAACTTCTTATGGCAAGACAGGCTTAGCAAACCGAAAAAGAATCTTGTGGGTTGATCAGAAAGTGCCACATACTAGGCATCGGTCAAGGTCTGTCTGATAATGGAAGATTTGGTCTTTTCGTTTCTGCCGGCAATTGTCATATCTATTTCTTGAACATGAGTTCTCTGACGACCATGAAACTCCATATTCCCTTTTATATTTATGCGGTATGCCTGCTCCAAGGGATATCTATCTTGGCAATAGACATGAAACTGGACAATTTAGATAGTTAATAGTTCTGAAACGAGACGCTCTCTAGTAGAATTCAACGGGAAGATACTGAATCAATTGACATTCATCATGCTGCCGTGTAGCATAATCAATAGATCTTATATCCCTTTCAACAAGTAAATGTGTTTAGAAATCCATCCCTTCCAATAGGTGTTATCAGACTCTTCTGATGTTAAGCATAATAGGGAATTCCACAAGCATGGAACGAAGACTCACTGTATACGTTTCCAGTTGTCATCATAAGAGGTATTAATTTAAGCATTACCTGCCCATACGTCACAAAGAAACTCCATATAAGAAATGAACCATCCATCATTTACACAAGGGTGTGGGTGTTAGAGGGCAGAGCAGAGAGACCTAAAGTTTTTCTCCTCAAGATTATGTGgaaactaaaaaaggaaaagaaactgcCTATTACACGACGGCATACGCCAAGAAGGGGGGAGCAGACTGGACTGACAAAATCTGGGTTGCTGTTTTATCTGGTCCATGACTTTTGCCGAGGAATTACTTGAGCAGTCATGAGGGCAACTTTGATTGGCTCTGATGATGGATGCCCTTGTTTCTGCATGACTTCATGGATTCTCTTTGCATCACTCACGAGCCCACCTGCTAGGAGGCCATGTATTATCCTCTCAAACTCGTCCACTCTCAAGCTCTCCAGCTTACTCTCTATGATTCCCAGGGCTTCTAGTGCCTTCTTTTTTACGCCTGCCCTTGCATACATGTCACAGAGGCTTATGTTAATCTTGAAAGGGGCCTTCCCCTTCTCAGCAATCTTATTCAGGGCCTGCTCTGCTTCATCAACAAGCTGCAGTTTCCCCAGCCAATCGACCAAGACTGTGTAGGTGGAGACCCCAAGTTCAAGCCCATTCTTCTCCAGATCCAACAGCAGAGCTAATGCCTTGTCAAGcaaattctttttttcatatgctGCTATCATGCTGGCAGTGCATCTGTCGTCCGGCTTGTGGCCTGCtttaatcataaaatcaaagttGTTCCTTGCCTGATCAGGATCACCTGCTTGCCCATATGCCTCCACAAGCAGTGTACATGACTCCAGATCAGGTTGATAGCCAGCAAACTGCATGGTGTTAACAATTCTTTGAGCCCCATCAACATGACCACGTTGAGCAAAGGATCTCAAAAGTTCCATGTATATCTCCTTCGTAGGTTTTATATCCCTTGCTTCCATTTCCCTCATAAGTGCTTCTCCTGCCTTTGGCTGGCCATCATTTACGTAAGCCAGGATCATAGAGTTGTATGCCTTTGCATCAGGGCGGAAACCATGGTTCCTTATGTCATCAAACGCTGCTTTGGCACGTTCAAGGTTGCCAGCTTTGCTATACATATGAACCAAAACCGTTTGAGTTAGAATGTCTGGAGTAATTCCTTTAGCTATCATTTTCTGAAGAATCCTCTCAGCATCTTCCACACGGTTTTCCTTCGCATGACCATCTATCAACTTGAAATAGTCACGAATGTCTGCCATGAATGACTGTTCGCTCAGTAACTGTTCAGCAACCTATTACCCGATAGGAAGAATAACAACTTCATCAGgaaaaattttgtcaaaatatAAAGCAAAGAAGCTACTTGTGAAATATAAAGAATAAATCATCTCTAGTTTTCCCCGTGATTTTCAGGAATAACAAGGCCTTTCAATGATTTTAAGATTTCAgaaactgaaagaagaaattgtcGCAATAGCGAACAATTGAACTGATTCTTCAGTACATGTATGACAAAAACAATCACGactaaaaaagaagattttggaACAGTCAACCCACATAGCCATCTAGGAATGGCAAAGCGAGCGATAACACCAAGCAAAATTctaacaagaaggaaaaaattacaCGTTTGTCTCGATCAAGAATAACTGACCTTGAAGGAGAGTACTGGATTACGCTCTTTCAACTTATCCAACAAAGCTAACCAATCCACCTTCCCCGGTTCAAGAAGCTCCGCCCATTCTGCCAACAATGCAGATGGGTCCTCATTCTCTGATAAGGATAGGATTTTCTGCGTAACGAGTTTACATTTTCCAGTTATCATCTTAGGTTCTTCGGGAACGATCACCTTCTCTGCCTGGGCCAGCCGCTCTGCCACGTCTCCCCATTTGGGATCCGACATGTCCAGTCCATATATTCGATACTTGATTTTCCCACGTCTCTGCGGCAATACAACTGACGGAGAAGATCCTTCCTCGCCACCATCAGCACCAGAGTGACCAATGCCATCGACATCACCACTACCATCATCAGCATTAGCAGGTGATTCAATCAGCCGAGTACTCGCAGCATCGGACTCGGCTTTCAGACTCTCCAAGCTGCGGTAGAACTCACGCTCTGAGAATTTCTCTTCCGCCCATTTGAGTCTCATCTCCCGGAGCATGTCTCCCCTCACGCCCACGTCCCTCGCAAACTGGCACATTGCCTTGACGTCCTCCGCCTGCAGGCACTTTTTCATCTCTTccctcttcctcgtcttcctcATGTCTTCCAATATGAGGTTGCTCGCCTCCCAGACCGTCGTCCACAAGTCCAGACTCAGATCGTCGTGGGATTGTATTCCTCCCATGGCCAAGGCGGTAGAGGAAGCATCGGTGATCATGTGTTCAATGGAGCCCTTCTCCAGCTCGGCGACGACCTTCTGGACAATGACGACGAGCATGCTGTTGATGGTGTCCTTGCCGCAATCTGGATATACATCGCATAGCTTTCCCCGCATGACGGACACGAATCTGGAGAGGAATTCGTTCATGGtactgtcttcttcttctccatcttccTCCCCTCTTCGGCGGCCTTCCTTCTCTTCGTTTTGCAGAAGTTGCAACGAATGCGCCCGTCGTATTAACCCCCGCAGCAGGGGAGGAGATGGTGATAAGGGGGTTTTCTTGGTCGTCTCTGAAACTCCGCAAGGAGAGGCAGTAGCACAAGCGAGTCCACGGCCACCGCGAAAGGCGGTGCAAGACAAGGCGGAGGAGGACGAGTAGAAGACCAAGCTTCGgtggagaggagaagaaggggaaggagtaCCTGAAGGGTTTTGgcggaggagaaggaaaagtcGGCGGCGAGCTCGGGCGTTGCTGGAGAAGAGGGACTTCATCATTCCCAGACGAAATGGGGACGGCTGGATCGGCGTCGTTTGGGTGAAAACAGGAGTGGTGGAGAAGTCGCAGCGGCGGTGCAAATGGCCTTCTCCTCAGATCGGAAAGGGCAAACGGAAGGTTCCTATATTTTTCCCGCAACTCCAGAAAATCACCATCCTCTTCTGATTTGCGTAATAAGGGCTAAACGCTTCATAAAAAAACACCCAAGGTAAATTTTTTTCCGGCATGTTGCCTTTGGCTTGTGAATGGAATGATCAGAACCCTAATCTTTAGTTTCTGCATTCCAATAAACGTTGGATAGCTAGCTCTGTTTTGAGTAATCTTGAATGCATTCTTTCATTTATTCGCTCTCTTAGGAATATTTAAGGACTAGCAGCAAACAGTTCCGAAGAAAAACAATTCAATTCACTATCCGGAGCAAGCTGAATAGAATTGGAACTTTAAGAAAGTATTGCTTAGCGATATTAAGGGATCAAATGCAAACTAGTTATTCGACCAAATTGCTTTAAAAAAGTCcgattctaaaaaaaaaaataacatttgatTATTAAAAGAACTACATATGACTGGattgggattcaaatttggttttaaatgaatatcagATTGAATTTGGATAAGGATTTAAGTTTTGATTCAAAACGAGGTGCTGCTAATCATAGTGAATAAGGATTTTAtctatacattttgaaaatgagatctTAACATATCCCAATACAATACAGTTGGATTCATTTATGCATTTAAAAGTTGGACTTGGATTGGgacttgaaaataaaatacgaATTCATATCAACTTTAGATTGTGAATCTGAAATTCAGCTTTGAATGTAATCTACACTTTTCTTGATTCGTATTCTGAATCAGACTACATGAACGTTCAATAAATCATACAAAATGTACATCCGATTCAAATACAATTTGTTGACATCATAGTATGGCTTGGTCCAGAGCGGCAGCTACACTGTTAAAACTTCAAAGATTCGATACAAATGGACCTTTTTTTCAGAAAGAGCAGCAAAAAATGACTTGTTGGAATCAATTTAACAAGTCGCAACTAAAATGTAAGCCAAGGGAAGGAAAGGTTTGGTGGGGTTGGGGTTGTGTACTCGGCCCTGTTGCGACCGTCGCGACGGAAGAAAGTAAGCTTTTTCCTGAGTCCTCCTGGAGCCGGGTGGGGAGCCTCTTCCACTCCAAAAATTTACCCGAATTGCCCCACAAGTTGGGAGCTGTTCCTTTCGCTCTTCCCCCATCTCATTTCTCGAGTCCACTGCTGCAAGAGAGGGGAGGAAGGATACAGAGGTCCTTCGTTGGAGCGGCCGGAGAATCCACCGGGGCCCAATCGTTTTTCCAGGTACAGGAGGATGGGTACGTTGGGGAAAGCAATCTATACCGTCGGATTCTGGATTCGGGAGACCGGTCAGGCCATAGATCGTCTAGGTTGCCGTCTTCAGGGGAGCTACTACTTCCAAGAGCAGTGTACGTCTCCTGAAATATCCCCCATTTCTTCggtttaattttcattttagcGATCGTTTTCAGGAATTCGTATCTTGCAGTTGATTTTTTACCCCTCCCAACTTTAGATTTGTGGCCTCATTTTCTTTACGAATGTCctctgaattttttgttgcttatGCGCATAGATCGTCTCTAAGGGGGCCATGTTGGTTCCATTGCTGTAATGGGGATTTCATGATGCTTTGAACCCCCAACCAAACCTCATCGAAGCACCACTCTTGGGTTGATTGGAAAAAGATTTTTCTTCTGTATGGGCTTCCGAGTTATTGTCTGTTGAAAGGTTGAATAGGGGATCAGTTGATTCAGAATTGTATGCGCCtgtcttctctctccctcctatagTCTCAGTATGGTTAAGCGGCGAAGGTAGACTTGTCCCACTAGTGGTTGCTCCGATCGTTGACTATTCTAATTGTTAGTCGACTGTGTACTATTGTTTGTCGTGCTT
This window of the Nymphaea colorata isolate Beijing-Zhang1983 chromosome 2, ASM883128v2, whole genome shotgun sequence genome carries:
- the LOC116248172 gene encoding uncharacterized protein LOC116248172, producing the protein MMKSLFSSNARARRRLFLLLRQNPSGTPSPSSPLHRSLVFYSSSSALSCTAFRGGRGLACATASPCGVSETTKKTPLSPSPPLLRGLIRRAHSLQLLQNEEKEGRRRGEEDGEEEDSTMNEFLSRFVSVMRGKLCDVYPDCGKDTINSMLVVIVQKVVAELEKGSIEHMITDASSTALAMGGIQSHDDLSLDLWTTVWEASNLILEDMRKTRKREEMKKCLQAEDVKAMCQFARDVGVRGDMLREMRLKWAEEKFSEREFYRSLESLKAESDAASTRLIESPANADDGSGDVDGIGHSGADGGEEGSSPSVVLPQRRGKIKYRIYGLDMSDPKWGDVAERLAQAEKVIVPEEPKMITGKCKLVTQKILSLSENEDPSALLAEWAELLEPGKVDWLALLDKLKERNPVLSFKVAEQLLSEQSFMADIRDYFKLIDGHAKENRVEDAERILQKMIAKGITPDILTQTVLVHMYSKAGNLERAKAAFDDIRNHGFRPDAKAYNSMILAYVNDGQPKAGEALMREMEARDIKPTKEIYMELLRSFAQRGHVDGAQRIVNTMQFAGYQPDLESCTLLVEAYGQAGDPDQARNNFDFMIKAGHKPDDRCTASMIAAYEKKNLLDKALALLLDLEKNGLELGVSTYTVLVDWLGKLQLVDEAEQALNKIAEKGKAPFKINISLCDMYARAGVKKKALEALGIIESKLESLRVDEFERIIHGLLAGGLVSDAKRIHEVMQKQGHPSSEPIKVALMTAQVIPRQKSWTR